Proteins found in one Paenibacillus borealis genomic segment:
- the iorA gene encoding indolepyruvate ferredoxin oxidoreductase subunit alpha: MKALMMGNEAIARGAYEANCKIISSYPGTPSTEIVESISVYEGVYAEWAPNEKVALEVAAGACIAGIRSLTTMKHVGVNVAADPLFNMTYEGVNAGLVIVSADDPGIHSSQNEQDNRIYASHAKMPLLEPTSSQECKDMILEAYEISERFNTPVLFRTTTRVSHSKGIVHFREDLAVEEKFKTYKKNKLDRLLLPAISRKRHLEIEANLLDIQAYSNSSPLNVIEYSSPEIGIVTSGISYQYVKEVFGDTVSVLKLGMSYPFPDEKAKEFAAWVKTIYVVEEGEPFIETSLKAMGIACTGKDIIPVCGELNPEIIRKAITREEIGCYEGVNVPPRPPRLCAGCGYLGLYSAVKQHRDIIAAGDIGCYTLGGTEPIKALDTVLCMGASISMATGMQRTQDFKPMGKKVFAFIGDSTFFHSGMTGLLNAVYNKTPIVICILDNRSTSMTGNQENPGTGRTLQGSTSEAIRIEDIVLALGIKPDNLRILDPTNLQETQQCVDTAKLSTEPFVIISRHPCELLKSKAEPKNKYVIDNVTCVNCKKCTMLGCSAIKIVDRQIIIDQMDCKGCSICQQVCPYDSIKEA, translated from the coding sequence ATGAAAGCTCTAATGATGGGTAATGAGGCAATTGCCAGAGGCGCTTATGAAGCAAATTGTAAAATCATTTCATCCTATCCCGGTACACCGAGCACGGAAATTGTCGAGAGCATCAGTGTCTACGAAGGCGTATATGCCGAATGGGCACCTAACGAAAAGGTAGCCCTGGAAGTAGCAGCAGGCGCCTGTATCGCCGGTATCCGCAGTCTGACCACTATGAAGCACGTAGGGGTGAATGTGGCGGCAGACCCGCTGTTCAATATGACCTATGAAGGTGTGAATGCCGGTCTGGTTATTGTTTCGGCAGATGATCCGGGGATCCATTCCTCCCAGAACGAACAGGACAACCGCATTTATGCCAGTCATGCCAAGATGCCGCTGCTCGAGCCGACCAGCTCCCAGGAATGCAAAGATATGATTCTCGAAGCCTACGAGATCAGCGAGCGCTTCAACACCCCCGTCCTGTTCAGGACGACAACCCGGGTGTCCCATTCGAAGGGGATTGTTCATTTCCGGGAAGACTTGGCGGTGGAGGAGAAATTCAAGACCTATAAGAAAAATAAACTGGACAGGCTGCTCCTTCCGGCCATCTCCAGAAAGCGGCATCTGGAAATTGAAGCGAATCTTCTGGACATTCAGGCCTACTCCAATTCTTCCCCTCTAAATGTAATAGAGTACAGCTCCCCGGAGATCGGCATTGTGACAAGCGGAATATCCTATCAATATGTCAAGGAAGTGTTCGGAGATACGGTATCCGTGCTGAAGCTGGGCATGAGTTATCCTTTTCCGGACGAGAAGGCCAAAGAATTCGCTGCATGGGTCAAAACAATCTATGTGGTCGAGGAAGGCGAGCCATTCATCGAAACCTCACTTAAAGCGATGGGGATTGCCTGCACCGGCAAGGATATCATTCCTGTCTGCGGCGAGCTGAATCCGGAAATTATCAGAAAAGCGATCACCCGCGAAGAGATCGGCTGCTATGAGGGAGTGAACGTGCCGCCAAGGCCGCCAAGGCTGTGCGCAGGCTGCGGTTATCTCGGATTGTACAGCGCCGTCAAGCAGCACAGGGACATCATTGCCGCCGGAGATATCGGCTGCTACACGCTGGGCGGCACCGAGCCGATCAAGGCGCTCGACACCGTACTCTGCATGGGCGCTTCCATCTCAATGGCAACGGGCATGCAGCGGACACAGGATTTCAAACCGATGGGCAAGAAGGTGTTTGCCTTCATTGGGGATTCCACCTTTTTTCACTCGGGTATGACCGGACTGCTGAACGCAGTCTACAACAAGACCCCGATTGTCATCTGTATCCTGGACAATCGCTCCACATCTATGACCGGCAATCAGGAGAACCCGGGCACCGGACGCACGCTGCAGGGCAGCACGTCGGAAGCTATACGGATTGAAGATATCGTGCTCGCACTGGGCATTAAACCGGACAACCTCAGAATATTAGACCCCACCAACCTCCAAGAAACACAGCAGTGTGTGGACACAGCCAAGCTCAGCACTGAACCATTCGTAATCATCTCCAGACATCCTTGTGAACTTCTCAAAAGCAAAGCGGAACCCAAAAATAAATACGTCATTGACAATGTTACCTGTGTAAATTGCAAAAAATGCACCATGCTGGGCTGCTCGGCAATCAAAATCGTGGACCGGCAAATCATCATCGATCAGATGGATTGCAAGGGCTGCAGCATCTGCCAGCAGGTATGTCCCTATGACAGCATTAAGGAGGCTTAA
- a CDS encoding SDR family NAD(P)-dependent oxidoreductase, translated as MSSKASASKLKPRGAAAGQDVAIVGIGCRFPEAEDYSSYWNNMINHVNSVKPISYERWQNGRYGLKNEADLGWDNEQFVKYCASLSGIDKFDNAFFNLSPREVASMDPQQRILLEETWHCLEDSGIPLAELQKERTSVYVGVTGNDYGLIALTGGEQVDHYAGLGNFECIAANRISHYLGLTGESLSLDTACSSSLVAVHKARQNLQAGEAKYAIAAGVCLAYHPWRYVTFSKSNMMSRDGQCKAFDENADGFVQGEGVGVLLLQKLEDAVRDGNHVYGIIRGTAVNHCGASQTIAAPSMKAQRELVEAALRQARVDASTVNYIEAHGTGTALGDPIEVEALTQVFRQYTDQEQFCTIGSVKTNIGHLASASGVAGIIRVLLMMKHKTIPKLLNLTGLNPLLDWEHTPFKVATDNTEWVPVNEQTPLRAGVSGFGFGGVNAHVILEAYEPPKPARAGRNPASGAQLFTLSALNRDSLNGSIAAWKSYMNSPEVTDASIGELCKTLLAGRRHCREFRIGAVVRSKQELAEFLQSAASAVERLEPGRNSWSVHFTNVIYTGYTEIKSVMEEPYIREVLEEVIAETELRGGQAAIRSGISIAKWNKDKLAAYSFLINYTLAKVLINLGVEVASVSGEQQGTLLAMAVSGMITPAKAFDILTGRATLAESVLQRPELTFIDPVHQVKIRPINIGTAYIAELRKVCITGADVAAFRHYVEKARILSRTQFTFKKYLRDWDQVPALQAANLSADSLLHQEKLLVAGEGGPELERQRVLLLLIAYGSLLKLNQKWDLSERITLSDERLNEWVQLVLDDVISKEMAVRLLTSTDEEEAGVLEAVRDLLNERQEQLNLKTPYTCLREANHHMAEIADFASWREQLQEQCAGQSVLQSEVIRLYAGNKETAALSLPNGGIFGFQEVLLKLWQAGADLEWSRLYPGGSFMKRPLPGYAFNRSSHWMAAPQAAPAQSHPMIDLAKSSPERLLFVKTLKVSDFYVGEHIVDERVILPGVAYLEMVRAAGEFAARTQVHSIKDVLWVNRLEVADTRDAYIQLTPESGYLKFQVYTAEKGIQLIHCTGKLYTGVGPQTERRSFNLDDIRARGGARIAKDFCYNEVFAGSIGFQYGPSFQATTEALCGGGESLEQLDLPQDLLPAFSQYVLHPSLVDAALRAVTWIGGAEAYKQLRLHIPFALGEVRIFGSLTPSCYSYAEIVPETAGKAAGMKRFNVYILNEQGEVLVEARDFTIRAIQGKNPVNAAGRIHLYTERWQEAQLPEAGRFAVHSEVKSRAEVKNVLYFARDKGNVHRLAEAFAREHTMLDNIIIVNPGADYSAAAESLEYSIRPAREADYGKLLTELLAKGIKIDAFLYEWDWEQTDILNAFYPVLYLFKAVTQLYSQNQVRFLLGAVRGGSQPEAGMLRGLSKAFQAINHSFIPSVIYCEHADEIPFNAAQELLYHKQASFVEASYAGGARAGRAILPLESLPVAEFSGFRKYGTYLITGGMGKLGLAVAEFALRHYEANVVLTGRSALDEPRSRELERLQSYPGQVIYLPGDIANRQAAGEIVAQAKEAFHSINGVIHCAGVLGEQPLLEASPEQMAEVLLPKVQGAINLDEVTQQDKLDFFVLFSSISAIIGDFARGTYAAGNSFLDRFAVLRTEQVKAGIRSGASLSINWPVWNDGAMQLSGAEAVQYRQQAGMEQLDTQAGLELLEQLVTTGESRIIVACGERQQLNRVLGAVTAAVTEERPQHERVLNSSARSVHERQQGVVPVVQEQQRAAAPGGATAPVKLPVLSVQQQPQSSLVSTVRVEEAVQQYLKGVVSQTTGIPAAQLNISADFSSYGIDSIMIMELNGILGKDFSDLPSTLFFEYSTIAELTAFFMDNHTEFFQKSAGASEHNRVAEQQGAIVEVAAEEVMPVVVSDEEIIVREAAVEEEVEVAPAISRHPAAEAVSGDIAIIGLSGQYPMADTLEEFWEVLSRGQDCVTEIPPERWDYRKDYHPEKGKPGKVYTKWGAFMKDVEKFDAGFFHISPREAELMDPQERLMLQSTYHTLEDAGTAPDTLSGKKVGVFIGVMNSHYQMLGAEQYMNGRLMDVRSSFASIANRISYHFNFKGPSLAIDTMCSSALVAIHMACESIRHGESEMAVAGSVNTIVHPAKYIFLADQRFGSTEGKCRAFGQGGDGYVPGEGVGAVLLKPLEAALRDGDPVYGLIKGTAVNHGGKVSSYTVPNPNAQSELIEEALRRSGVHPEQISYIEAHGTGTALGDPIEVAGLTKAFKKFTAKTQFCAIGSVKSNIGHLESAAGMASLTKVLLQMKHKQLVPSILAEQLNENIDFAKTPFYVQRSLQPWEPLTEETPDGLKVQPLRAGISSFGAGGTNAHIIIEQYEPDVTPAARNEEQLIVLSAKSKDKLQAQARQLAAFIGRHRKQGRVSNTSELMAARLQAVQNRCLSAVAEVLGVNPGQIDSDEDLTELCTDAIHQVRLAAAIKELFPEDAADNTLRANRSLRELMNHLEAAEFSRRNAGAGSDTGTHAENIAADAAGMDAGTDEYTLRLEDVAYTLQVGREAFAERVAIVSRNIGELREVLIRFAAGEPNLPDVYTGSLDPQRDIAAVLFQNESGQQFIGSAVRNRQLPQIAQLWLLKAKIDWKLLHDERSRARVIPLPNYIFDKKRYWIGNSFSEAAAEASRYTPEAEPEWKPEPANDKQNKSIRPQTPQTLNMAEPVESAQAFESTVEQILNRTLEEVIYMESEGINADLPFSELGVNSVLTLELVDKLNDRLGLALHSNDLFNYNTVRLLTAHILETAGTVAASSGNAGLAVDGPIDLNELELLLEGS; from the coding sequence ATGAGCTCTAAGGCTTCGGCAAGCAAGCTTAAGCCGCGGGGGGCTGCAGCAGGGCAGGATGTGGCGATTGTCGGCATCGGCTGCAGATTTCCGGAGGCGGAGGATTACAGCAGCTATTGGAATAACATGATCAATCATGTGAATTCAGTCAAGCCTATCAGTTATGAGCGCTGGCAGAACGGCAGATACGGGCTGAAGAATGAGGCGGACCTCGGCTGGGATAATGAGCAGTTTGTGAAATACTGCGCTTCATTATCCGGTATCGACAAGTTCGACAATGCCTTCTTTAACTTGTCGCCCCGGGAAGTGGCGAGCATGGACCCCCAACAGCGGATTCTGCTGGAAGAAACATGGCATTGTCTTGAGGATTCTGGAATTCCGCTGGCGGAGCTCCAGAAGGAACGAACTTCTGTGTATGTCGGAGTTACCGGCAATGACTACGGTCTGATTGCTCTGACCGGGGGTGAGCAGGTCGATCATTATGCGGGCCTCGGCAACTTCGAGTGTATTGCGGCGAACCGCATCTCGCATTATCTGGGCCTGACCGGAGAGAGCCTCTCTCTGGATACCGCTTGCTCCTCCTCACTGGTTGCTGTTCACAAAGCAAGACAGAATCTCCAGGCCGGAGAAGCAAAGTATGCCATAGCGGCAGGTGTGTGCCTCGCCTATCATCCTTGGCGTTACGTGACCTTCTCCAAGTCGAATATGATGAGCCGGGACGGACAATGCAAGGCTTTTGATGAGAATGCGGACGGATTCGTGCAGGGAGAGGGCGTTGGCGTCCTGCTGCTGCAGAAGCTGGAGGACGCAGTCCGGGACGGCAACCATGTCTACGGCATCATCCGGGGAACGGCAGTGAACCACTGCGGCGCCTCACAGACCATCGCTGCACCGAGCATGAAAGCGCAGAGGGAATTGGTTGAAGCCGCTTTGCGGCAAGCCCGGGTTGACGCTTCGACCGTCAATTATATTGAGGCGCATGGCACCGGAACCGCTCTAGGCGATCCGATTGAAGTCGAAGCGCTGACCCAGGTGTTCAGACAATACACCGATCAGGAACAGTTCTGCACTATTGGCTCGGTCAAGACCAATATCGGCCATTTAGCAAGTGCCTCTGGCGTTGCCGGGATCATCCGGGTGCTGTTGATGATGAAGCATAAGACCATTCCCAAGCTGCTCAATCTCACCGGCCTGAATCCGCTGCTGGACTGGGAGCATACCCCGTTTAAGGTAGCCACGGATAACACGGAGTGGGTTCCGGTCAATGAACAGACCCCGCTGCGTGCGGGTGTAAGCGGCTTTGGCTTCGGAGGAGTCAACGCCCATGTGATTCTTGAGGCTTACGAGCCGCCGAAGCCGGCCAGAGCCGGCAGAAATCCCGCGTCAGGCGCGCAGCTCTTCACCCTCTCTGCTCTGAACAGAGATAGCTTGAACGGGAGTATAGCAGCCTGGAAGTCTTACATGAATTCGCCGGAGGTTACGGATGCATCCATCGGTGAATTATGCAAAACACTGCTTGCAGGCAGACGCCATTGCCGGGAATTCAGAATCGGTGCTGTCGTCCGGAGCAAGCAGGAGCTGGCAGAATTTCTGCAATCCGCTGCCTCCGCTGTCGAGAGACTGGAACCGGGCCGCAACAGCTGGTCGGTTCATTTCACCAATGTCATCTATACGGGATACACAGAGATTAAGAGCGTAATGGAAGAGCCATATATCCGCGAAGTTCTTGAAGAGGTTATTGCCGAAACTGAGCTGCGCGGAGGGCAGGCCGCTATCCGGAGTGGCATTTCAATTGCCAAATGGAACAAGGATAAGCTTGCTGCCTACTCTTTCTTGATTAATTATACGCTGGCTAAAGTCCTGATTAACCTGGGAGTAGAGGTTGCGTCCGTGAGCGGTGAGCAGCAAGGAACGCTGCTCGCTATGGCGGTCAGCGGAATGATTACGCCTGCTAAGGCTTTTGATATTCTGACCGGCAGGGCTACTCTTGCGGAGTCAGTGCTGCAAAGACCGGAGCTGACCTTCATAGATCCTGTTCATCAAGTGAAGATCCGTCCTATTAATATCGGCACAGCTTACATTGCTGAGCTGCGCAAGGTATGCATCACAGGTGCTGACGTTGCGGCATTCAGGCATTATGTGGAGAAAGCCAGGATACTCAGCCGGACCCAATTCACCTTTAAGAAATATTTGCGGGATTGGGATCAAGTCCCGGCACTGCAGGCAGCGAATCTGTCCGCAGACTCGCTGCTGCATCAGGAGAAGTTGTTAGTTGCCGGTGAAGGCGGACCGGAGCTGGAGCGGCAGCGTGTTCTGCTGCTGTTAATCGCCTACGGCTCACTGCTGAAGCTGAATCAGAAATGGGATTTGTCGGAACGAATCACCTTAAGCGATGAGCGGCTGAATGAATGGGTCCAGCTTGTTCTGGATGATGTGATATCCAAAGAAATGGCAGTCCGGCTGTTAACTTCTACTGATGAGGAAGAGGCAGGAGTGCTTGAAGCTGTCCGTGATCTGCTCAACGAACGGCAGGAGCAATTAAATCTGAAAACCCCTTACACCTGTCTGCGTGAAGCCAATCATCACATGGCGGAAATTGCCGATTTCGCAAGCTGGAGAGAACAGCTTCAGGAACAATGTGCCGGGCAGAGCGTCTTGCAGTCTGAGGTTATCAGGCTGTATGCAGGGAATAAGGAAACGGCTGCGTTATCGCTTCCGAATGGCGGAATCTTTGGATTCCAAGAGGTTCTGCTGAAGCTATGGCAAGCTGGAGCGGATTTGGAATGGAGCAGGCTGTATCCCGGCGGCAGCTTCATGAAGCGGCCATTACCCGGCTATGCCTTTAACCGTTCTTCGCATTGGATGGCGGCCCCTCAGGCCGCTCCGGCTCAGAGCCATCCGATGATTGATCTGGCGAAGTCCAGTCCGGAGCGGCTGCTGTTCGTGAAGACACTTAAAGTGAGCGATTTCTATGTTGGCGAGCATATTGTGGATGAACGGGTGATATTGCCGGGAGTCGCTTATCTGGAGATGGTCAGGGCGGCCGGCGAATTCGCGGCCAGGACGCAGGTGCATTCGATTAAGGATGTGCTGTGGGTAAACCGGCTGGAAGTGGCTGATACACGGGATGCCTATATTCAGCTCACTCCCGAATCAGGGTATTTGAAGTTTCAGGTATACACCGCTGAGAAGGGTATCCAGCTTATTCATTGCACTGGCAAGCTCTATACCGGGGTTGGACCGCAGACGGAACGGCGCAGCTTCAATCTTGACGATATACGGGCCAGAGGCGGAGCCAGAATTGCTAAGGATTTCTGCTATAACGAGGTGTTTGCCGGCTCCATCGGCTTTCAGTATGGGCCAAGCTTCCAGGCAACGACCGAAGCCCTCTGCGGAGGCGGAGAATCGCTGGAGCAGCTGGATCTTCCTCAGGACCTGCTGCCTGCATTTAGCCAATATGTGCTGCACCCGTCCCTTGTCGATGCCGCGCTGCGGGCAGTGACCTGGATCGGCGGAGCCGAGGCATACAAGCAGCTAAGATTGCATATCCCGTTTGCGCTCGGTGAAGTCCGCATCTTCGGCAGTCTTACGCCAAGCTGCTATTCCTACGCGGAGATCGTGCCGGAAACCGCAGGCAAGGCAGCGGGCATGAAGCGGTTCAATGTCTATATTCTGAATGAGCAGGGTGAAGTGCTGGTGGAAGCCAGAGATTTCACGATCCGGGCCATTCAGGGCAAGAATCCGGTGAATGCGGCAGGCCGCATCCACCTGTATACCGAGCGCTGGCAGGAAGCTCAGCTTCCGGAAGCCGGGAGGTTTGCTGTCCACAGTGAAGTGAAGAGTAGGGCCGAAGTGAAGAATGTGCTCTACTTCGCACGGGACAAAGGGAACGTTCACCGGCTGGCAGAAGCATTCGCCCGGGAGCATACGATGCTGGACAACATCATTATTGTGAATCCGGGAGCGGACTACAGCGCAGCAGCAGAAAGTCTGGAATATAGCATCCGGCCTGCACGGGAAGCGGATTATGGCAAGCTGCTCACTGAGCTGCTGGCTAAGGGGATAAAGATTGACGCTTTTCTGTATGAGTGGGACTGGGAGCAGACAGATATCCTGAACGCTTTTTATCCGGTTCTGTATCTGTTCAAGGCGGTTACACAGCTCTATTCACAAAATCAGGTCCGCTTCCTGCTGGGCGCGGTCCGTGGCGGCAGTCAGCCGGAAGCAGGGATGCTGCGGGGGTTGTCTAAGGCCTTTCAGGCCATCAACCACAGCTTCATCCCGTCCGTGATATATTGCGAACATGCTGATGAAATACCGTTCAACGCGGCGCAAGAGCTGCTGTACCACAAGCAGGCGTCCTTTGTGGAAGCTTCTTATGCAGGCGGAGCCAGAGCCGGCCGCGCGATCCTTCCGCTGGAATCGTTGCCGGTAGCTGAATTCAGCGGTTTCCGCAAGTATGGAACCTACCTGATTACCGGCGGCATGGGTAAGCTGGGACTTGCCGTGGCCGAATTTGCCCTGCGGCATTATGAAGCCAATGTGGTGCTGACCGGAAGATCCGCGCTTGATGAACCGAGAAGCCGTGAGCTTGAACGGCTGCAGAGTTATCCCGGGCAGGTTATTTACTTGCCTGGCGATATCGCGAATCGGCAAGCTGCCGGAGAGATCGTGGCGCAGGCCAAGGAGGCTTTTCATTCCATTAACGGCGTCATTCATTGTGCCGGAGTGCTTGGTGAGCAGCCGCTGCTGGAAGCCAGTCCTGAACAGATGGCCGAAGTGCTGCTGCCCAAAGTCCAGGGAGCAATCAATCTTGATGAAGTTACGCAGCAGGATAAACTGGATTTCTTCGTGCTTTTCTCGTCTATTTCCGCAATCATTGGAGATTTCGCCAGAGGCACTTATGCGGCGGGCAACAGCTTTCTGGACCGTTTTGCCGTGCTGCGGACAGAGCAGGTTAAGGCGGGTATCCGCTCAGGTGCATCGCTGTCCATCAACTGGCCGGTGTGGAATGACGGCGCGATGCAGTTGTCCGGAGCGGAAGCCGTACAATACCGTCAGCAAGCCGGAATGGAGCAGCTGGATACACAGGCCGGTCTTGAACTGCTGGAGCAGCTGGTCACTACGGGCGAGTCCCGCATTATTGTTGCCTGCGGGGAGCGGCAGCAGCTGAACCGGGTACTCGGGGCAGTTACCGCAGCCGTTACAGAAGAGAGGCCGCAGCATGAGAGGGTGCTGAATTCTTCCGCGCGGAGTGTTCATGAGCGGCAGCAGGGAGTGGTGCCGGTTGTTCAGGAGCAGCAGAGAGCAGCCGCACCGGGCGGGGCAACAGCTCCGGTGAAGCTTCCGGTTCTTTCGGTCCAGCAGCAGCCACAGAGCAGTCTTGTCAGCACTGTTCGGGTAGAGGAGGCTGTTCAGCAGTATCTGAAGGGAGTCGTATCTCAGACGACCGGGATTCCGGCAGCGCAGCTTAACATCTCGGCTGACTTCTCCAGCTACGGTATCGACTCCATCATGATCATGGAACTGAATGGAATACTGGGCAAGGATTTCTCAGATTTGCCAAGCACGCTATTCTTTGAATACAGCACAATTGCAGAATTGACAGCTTTCTTTATGGATAACCATACGGAATTCTTTCAGAAGTCCGCCGGAGCGTCTGAACATAACCGGGTGGCGGAGCAGCAAGGAGCGATTGTGGAAGTAGCGGCGGAGGAAGTGATGCCAGTGGTGGTGTCTGACGAGGAGATTATTGTCCGCGAAGCGGCGGTGGAAGAGGAAGTGGAAGTGGCTCCTGCTATTTCCCGGCATCCGGCTGCGGAAGCAGTAAGCGGAGACATTGCAATTATTGGACTAAGCGGACAGTACCCGATGGCGGATACGCTGGAGGAATTCTGGGAGGTGCTAAGCCGGGGCCAGGATTGCGTCACGGAGATTCCGCCGGAGCGCTGGGATTACCGCAAGGATTACCATCCTGAGAAAGGCAAGCCGGGCAAAGTGTACACCAAGTGGGGCGCTTTCATGAAGGATGTTGAGAAGTTCGATGCCGGCTTCTTCCATATTTCCCCGCGGGAAGCGGAGCTGATGGACCCGCAGGAGCGGCTGATGCTCCAGTCCACCTATCACACGCTGGAGGATGCGGGAACTGCCCCGGATACGCTCTCCGGCAAGAAGGTTGGCGTATTCATCGGCGTTATGAATTCCCATTATCAAATGCTCGGCGCCGAGCAATACATGAACGGGCGGCTGATGGATGTACGTTCTTCGTTCGCGTCCATCGCCAACCGGATCTCATATCATTTCAACTTCAAGGGACCGAGCCTGGCCATTGATACGATGTGCTCGTCGGCACTGGTAGCCATTCATATGGCCTGCGAGAGTATCCGGCATGGCGAGAGTGAAATGGCGGTGGCTGGAAGTGTCAACACTATTGTGCATCCGGCCAAATATATCTTCCTGGCCGATCAGAGGTTCGGCTCCACGGAAGGCAAGTGCCGGGCCTTCGGCCAAGGCGGCGACGGCTATGTTCCCGGCGAAGGCGTCGGTGCGGTCCTGCTGAAGCCGCTGGAGGCGGCGCTCCGCGACGGTGACCCTGTATACGGTTTAATCAAAGGAACAGCGGTCAATCACGGCGGCAAGGTCAGTTCTTATACCGTACCTAATCCAAATGCCCAATCCGAGCTGATTGAGGAGGCGCTGCGGAGGTCGGGGGTGCATCCCGAACAGATCAGTTACATTGAGGCCCATGGCACCGGAACTGCGCTGGGAGACCCGATCGAGGTAGCCGGGTTAACGAAGGCCTTCAAGAAATTCACCGCCAAAACGCAGTTTTGCGCCATTGGCTCGGTCAAGAGCAATATCGGCCATCTCGAATCGGCAGCCGGTATGGCCTCCTTGACGAAGGTGCTGCTGCAAATGAAGCATAAGCAGCTGGTGCCTTCAATTCTCGCGGAGCAGCTGAATGAGAATATCGATTTCGCCAAAACGCCGTTCTATGTGCAGCGTTCTCTCCAGCCGTGGGAACCGCTCACGGAGGAGACGCCGGATGGGCTGAAGGTTCAGCCGCTTAGGGCGGGCATCAGCTCCTTCGGGGCAGGCGGCACCAACGCCCACATCATTATTGAGCAATATGAGCCGGACGTAACCCCTGCGGCACGGAATGAGGAGCAGCTCATCGTGCTGTCCGCCAAGAGCAAAGACAAGCTGCAGGCGCAGGCCCGGCAGCTCGCGGCATTTATCGGCCGGCACCGGAAGCAGGGCAGGGTTTCGAACACAAGTGAGCTAATGGCAGCCCGATTGCAGGCTGTTCAGAACCGCTGTCTGAGCGCCGTCGCGGAAGTGCTTGGCGTGAACCCGGGGCAGATCGACAGCGACGAAGACCTGACAGAGCTGTGCACGGATGCTATACACCAGGTTAGGCTGGCCGCCGCCATCAAGGAGCTTTTCCCGGAAGACGCTGCCGATAATACGCTGCGGGCCAACCGGTCGCTGCGTGAGCTGATGAATCATCTGGAGGCGGCTGAGTTTAGCCGGAGGAATGCCGGAGCCGGCTCTGACACCGGGACTCATGCCGAGAATATTGCGGCTGATGCGGCGGGAATGGATGCCGGTACGGACGAATATACCCTTCGGCTTGAAGATGTCGCCTATACGCTGCAGGTTGGGCGGGAAGCTTTTGCCGAGAGAGTGGCTATTGTCAGCCGGAATATCGGGGAGCTGAGGGAAGTATTGATCCGCTTTGCCGCCGGAGAACCGAATTTGCCGGATGTATACACAGGCAGCCTGGACCCTCAGCGTGATATTGCCGCTGTTTTGTTCCAGAACGAATCCGGGCAGCAATTTATCGGCAGCGCTGTACGCAACAGACAATTGCCGCAGATTGCGCAGCTGTGGCTGCTGAAAGCGAAGATTGACTGGAAGCTGCTGCATGATGAACGAAGCCGTGCACGGGTGATCCCGCTGCCGAATTATATTTTTGACAAGAAGAGATATTGGATCGGCAATAGCTTCTCGGAGGCTGCCGCCGAGGCAAGCAGATACACGCCCGAAGCAGAGCCGGAATGGAAACCGGAACCGGCCAATGATAAGCAAAACAAGAGCATTCGGCCACAAACTCCACAAACTTTGAATATGGCGGAACCGGTTGAATCTGCACAAGCTTTTGAGAGTACGGTGGAGCAAATCCTGAACCGCACGCTGGAGGAAGTCATTTACATGGAGTCCGAAGGGATTAACGCCGATCTGCCCTTCTCAGAACTAGGCGTGAATTCTGTGCTTACGCTGGAACTGGTAGACAAGCTGAACGACCGGCTCGGCCTTGCGCTGCATTCCAATGATCTGTTCAACTATAATACGGTACGGCTGCTGACGGCCCATATTCTGGAGACAGCAGGAACCGTAGCAGCATCCTCCGGGAACGCCGGGCTGGCGGTGGATGGCCCTATTGATCTGAATGAACTTGAACTCTTACTGGAGGGGAGCTGA
- a CDS encoding indolepyruvate oxidoreductase subunit beta, with amino-acid sequence MTAATSIILAGVGGKGVITVTNVLSQGLVALGYDVKVSEVHGMSQRGGSVHAQVRFGDKIYSPLIEMGTADYIVGFDQIEALRWGSFLKLEGRMLVNLAELNEDTYKGKYDDSFSRYKHVTYVEGTAIAKETGNVRNENFVMLGALLQALGFEFDVWKSTMEKYIKKQYQEDSILSLLRGMREQRAVEEKETVYEL; translated from the coding sequence ATGACAGCAGCTACAAGCATAATTTTGGCCGGTGTGGGCGGAAAAGGTGTCATCACTGTAACCAATGTTTTGTCCCAGGGACTGGTTGCGCTCGGGTATGACGTGAAGGTCTCCGAGGTGCACGGCATGTCGCAAAGAGGCGGAAGCGTACATGCACAGGTTCGTTTTGGCGACAAAATTTACTCTCCCCTGATTGAAATGGGCACAGCGGACTATATTGTCGGCTTCGATCAGATCGAAGCGCTGCGCTGGGGGAGCTTCCTGAAACTGGAAGGGCGGATGCTCGTCAATCTGGCAGAGCTGAATGAAGATACATACAAGGGAAAGTACGATGACAGCTTCAGCCGGTACAAGCATGTCACTTATGTCGAAGGAACAGCCATTGCCAAGGAAACGGGAAATGTGCGGAATGAGAATTTTGTCATGCTGGGCGCGCTGCTGCAGGCGCTTGGCTTTGAATTCGATGTCTGGAAGAGCACGATGGAGAAGTATATCAAGAAGCAGTACCAGGAGGACAGCATTCTCTCTCTGCTTAGAGGGATGAGGGAACAACGGGCCGTGGAAGAAAAGGAGACGGTATATGAGCTCTAA